One part of the Cyclobacteriaceae bacterium genome encodes these proteins:
- a CDS encoding ABC transporter ATP-binding protein produces the protein MQLVIQNLSKTYSNGVQALKNVSLTINQGMYGLLGPNGAGKSSLMRTIATLQDADSGSITLGNLDVLRDKHEVRKILGYLPQEFGVYPKVTAETMLDHIADLKGIVDKKQRREIVSTLLDRVNLAHVKSKNLGTFSGGMKQRFGVAQALIGNPKLIIVDEPTAGLDPAERNRFYNLLSEIGENTIVILSTHIVEDVTNLCNDMAIICLGEVIAQGNPNTLVDSMQGKIWSKSIEKSEINVYRNSFQVISTQLKAGKTQIHVVSDVQPDESFKPVEAGLEDVYFSKISERVDVVTI, from the coding sequence ATGCAGCTTGTCATCCAAAACCTCAGTAAAACGTACTCCAATGGAGTGCAGGCACTCAAAAATGTTTCGCTCACCATCAATCAGGGTATGTATGGTTTACTAGGCCCCAATGGTGCCGGCAAATCATCACTAATGCGCACCATCGCCACGCTGCAGGATGCCGACTCAGGCTCCATAACCTTGGGCAACCTGGATGTTTTAAGAGACAAACATGAAGTAAGAAAAATACTGGGCTACCTGCCACAAGAGTTTGGGGTATATCCAAAAGTTACAGCTGAAACAATGCTCGATCACATAGCTGATCTTAAAGGTATAGTGGATAAAAAACAGCGGAGAGAAATTGTATCCACGTTACTGGATCGGGTTAACCTGGCGCATGTTAAAAGTAAAAATCTGGGTACCTTTTCAGGAGGGATGAAACAGCGCTTTGGTGTTGCCCAGGCACTCATCGGCAATCCCAAACTTATTATTGTTGATGAGCCAACTGCAGGGCTTGATCCTGCTGAACGCAACCGGTTTTATAATTTATTAAGTGAGATTGGTGAGAATACTATCGTTATTCTTTCAACACACATCGTAGAAGATGTTACCAACCTCTGTAACGATATGGCCATTATTTGCCTGGGTGAAGTGATTGCACAAGGAAACCCCAACACCTTAGTGGACTCCATGCAAGGAAAAATCTGGTCAAAGTCGATTGAAAAGAGTGAAATAAATGTGTACCGCAATTCATTCCAGGTAATTTCCACGCAATTAAAAGCAGGCAAAACCCAGATACATGTTGTGAGTGATGTACAACCCGATGAAAGTTTCAAACCCGTTGAAGCCGGGCTTGAGGATGTTTACTTCTCCAAAATTTCGGAGCGGGTGGATGTCGTTACCATTTAA